Proteins from one Cicer arietinum cultivar CDC Frontier isolate Library 1 chromosome 3, Cicar.CDCFrontier_v2.0, whole genome shotgun sequence genomic window:
- the LOC140919612 gene encoding uncharacterized mitochondrial protein AtMg00240-like: MIGSLLYLTASRPDIVLALGLCARFQSSPKESHFTAVKRIFHYLVGTTDLGIWYSKGSHFDFVAYCDADYAGDKMERKSTSGAFANCCSQVLWIKNQLEDYSVWYSHIPIYCDNTSAINLSKNPI; encoded by the exons ATGATAGGATCATTACTTTATCTAACAGCAAGTAGGCCTGACATTGTTTTAGCATTAGGCttatgtgctagatttcaatcTTCACCAAAAGAGTCTCATTTTACAGCAGTCAAAAGAATTTTTCATTATCTCGTAGGTACTACTGATCTTGGCATTTGGTATAGCAAAggttctcattttgattttgtagcttacTGCGATGCCGACTATGCTGGTGATAAGATGGAAAGAAAGagcacaagtggtgcat tTGCCAATTGTTGCTCTCAAGTCCTAtggatcaaaaatcaacttgaagattaTTCAGTTTGGTACTCTCACATTCCaatatattgtgataatactagtgctattaatttatctaagaATCCTATTTAG